GCATTGTGGCTGGACCTGCGCTGCCTGGAAGCCCGCGACGAGGCCGAGTTTGCGGCGCAGCTCGCGGAACCGCTGGCATGATCGTCGGCACAGCGGGGCACATCGACCACGGCAAGACGACGCTGGTGCGTGCGCTCACGGGCGTGGACACGGACCGGCTGAAGGAAGAAAAGGCGCGCGGAATTTCCATCGAACTGGGCTACGCCTACACGCCGCTCGCGAACGGCGACGTGCTGGGCTTCATCGACGTGCCCGGGCACGAGAAGCTCGTGCACACGATGGCGGCCGGGGCCAGCGGAATCGACTTCGGGCTGCTGGTGGTGGCGGCAGACGACGGCGTCATGCCGCAGACGCGCGAGCATCTTTCCATTCTGTCGATGCTGGGCGTGGCGCGCGGCGCGGTGGCGCTGACCAAGACGGATCGCGCGGACGCGGCGCAACTGGAAGCCGTGCGCGCCGAGATCGCAGCATTGGCGGAAGCTACCTTCCTGCAAGGCGCGCCGGTGTTCGGCACGAGTGCGGCGCAAGCCGGTGACTCGGGCGTGGCGGCGCTCAAGGAATATCTGCATGCACAGGCTCAAGCCGTGGCGCGGCGCGAGGCCACGGGCTTGTTCAGGCTGGCCGTGGATCGCGTGTTCACCTTGTCCGGCCACGGCACGGTCGTCACCGGCACGGCGCACGCCGGCCAGGTCCGCGCGGACGACGACGCGACCGATCTGCGCCTGATGCCGGCGGGCACACGCGTGCGCGTGCGCGGCATTCACGCGCAGAATCAGCCCAGCGAGACCGGCTCGGCCGGCCAGCGGTGCGCGCTGAACCTGGCGGGTATCGACAAGAGCGCCATCTCGCGCGGCGACTGGATCGCGGATGCGCGCTGCTTCCTGCCTTCCAAGCACGTAGACGTGGCGCTGACGCTGCTGCCGTCCGCGGACGCGCCGGTGCGGGCCTGGGCGCCGCTGCATGTGCATATCGGCGCGGCGCGCCACGTGGCGCACGTGGTGCCGATCAGCGCCGAGTCTTTGGCGCCGGGCCAGTCGGGATGGGTGCAGCTCGTGTTCGACGAGCCGGTCTGCGCGATGCCGGGCGACCGGTTTATCGTGCGCAACGCACAGGCGACGCGCACAGTGGGCGGTGGCCGGGTGCTGGACCCGAACGCACCGGACCGCAAGCGCCGGTCGGCGTCGCGGCTGGCGGGCTTGCAGGCGCTGTCCGACATGCTGGATGGCGGCAGCCTCGCGCCGGTGCTGGCGCATGCGCCGCAGGGCCTGGACGAGTCGGCGTTGCAGCGTCTGACGGGTCTGCCGGTCGGCGAAATCACGGCGCCCGAGGGCGCGGTGTGGATCGAACCGCGCAATGCGCAGGGCGCGCGCACGCTGATCCTGGCCGCGCTTTGGGAGGCGCTGCGCGATCGGACCGAGCAGGCGCTGGCGTCGTTCCACCAAAGCGCGCCCGACGAACCCGGTCCGGACGGCGCGCGGCTGCGGCGCATGGCGATCCCTGCGATGCCCGACACGCTGTGGACGTCGCTGCTGGACGAACTGCAACGCGACGGCCGCATCGCGCGCAATGGCCCGTGGCTGCATCTGCCCACGCATACCGCGACGCTGGGGCAAGCCGAATCCGCGCTCGCCGCGCGGCTGTTGCCACTGCTGGATGCGGGCGCGTTCGATCCGCCTTGGGTGCGGGATCTGGCCAAGATGCAGGCGCAGCCCGAGGATGCGGTGCGCCAGTTGCTGCGCAAGCTGCTGCGGCGCGGCGAGGTGGCGCAGGTGGTGAAGGATCTGTTCTATCACCGCGATCAGGTGCGCAGGCTGGCGGCG
The DNA window shown above is from Achromobacter spanius and carries:
- the selB gene encoding selenocysteine-specific translation elongation factor, translating into MIVGTAGHIDHGKTTLVRALTGVDTDRLKEEKARGISIELGYAYTPLANGDVLGFIDVPGHEKLVHTMAAGASGIDFGLLVVAADDGVMPQTREHLSILSMLGVARGAVALTKTDRADAAQLEAVRAEIAALAEATFLQGAPVFGTSAAQAGDSGVAALKEYLHAQAQAVARREATGLFRLAVDRVFTLSGHGTVVTGTAHAGQVRADDDATDLRLMPAGTRVRVRGIHAQNQPSETGSAGQRCALNLAGIDKSAISRGDWIADARCFLPSKHVDVALTLLPSADAPVRAWAPLHVHIGAARHVAHVVPISAESLAPGQSGWVQLVFDEPVCAMPGDRFIVRNAQATRTVGGGRVLDPNAPDRKRRSASRLAGLQALSDMLDGGSLAPVLAHAPQGLDESALQRLTGLPVGEITAPEGAVWIEPRNAQGARTLILAALWEALRDRTEQALASFHQSAPDEPGPDGARLRRMAIPAMPDTLWTSLLDELQRDGRIARNGPWLHLPTHTATLGQAESALAARLLPLLDAGAFDPPWVRDLAKMQAQPEDAVRQLLRKLLRRGEVAQVVKDLFYHRDQVRRLAALAADLAAQPQGLNAAVFRDVTGLGRKRAIQILEFFDRVGYTRRVRDTHVLRGESAYAAMQPPAKPVS